The sequence TTCACGGGGAACCTTTCAAGGGATGTCGGGAATATTACCATGCTAACAGAGCTACATCTCCATGAAAACCATTTTACAGGTACAACAGAGTAATTTTCATGTAAATTGTCTATTTAGCTACAGTTTTGAAATCTCATGTTTTGCAGGGCTTATTCCCACTGAATTTGGCCAACTTTATTTGGAGTCATTATTACTACAGTCGAACAGCTTGAGTGGTTCGATTCCACATGagctctttaacatttcaactctTCGGATGCTTGCACTTGGCGACAATGCTCTGTCAGGGGTTCTTCCAACCCATTTATGCCATGCCTCTCCCTTTCTTGAAAGATTGATTCTTGGCATAAATTCTATCACTGGAGCAATACCCAACACTATTTCTAACTGTTCTCGACTCACAATTCTCTCAATTCCTGAAAACAAATTCAGTGGTTATATACCTACTCATCTCGGAAACCTAAGACTTCTCCAATTTCTTTCTATATTCGGCAACAATCTTACCCAGGCaccatcttcttccttctttaCTTCATTGACAAATTGCAGGTCTCTAATTGGTTTCGATATTTCTGATAATCCTCTAAATGGTGTCATTCCAGCTTCTGTCGGGAACTTATCTTCCTCACTTCAAACATTCGCTGCCGACAACTGCAAATTCAGTGGCAGCATTCCTGTTGAAATAGGCAATTTAAGCAGTTTGATTACATTGTATTTGCCACGCAATGAGTTATCTGGTAATATTCCACTAACTATAAGCCATTTGCATGAACTTCAAGGATTATATCTGCTTGATAACATGCTGGGAGGCTCAATACCACATGCTATATGTGATCTATTCAGCCTCAATACTTTAGTTATGAGCTATAATCAATTTTCAGGCCCAATTCCTAAATGTCTAGGGAATGTCTCTTCTTTAAGAAATCTTGGTCTAGACTCCAACATTTTGAATTCTAGCATACCATCAAGCTTATGGGGCCTAAAAGATTTGATCAATCTAGACTTGTCCTCAAATTCATTAAATGGGTCACTACCTCTAGAGATGAATAACTTAGGAGCAGcgatctatataaatatagcaATGAATCAGTTGTCAGGGTCAATTCCGAGGAATATCGGAAAGTTACAGAATTTGGCTAATCTGTCTTTGGCAAATAATAGACTAGAAGGTTCTATTCCTGTGTCTATGGGAAGCATGATCAATTTGGCAAATCTCGACTTGTCGTACAACAATCTCTCTGGTTCAATTCCAAAGTCTTTAGAAGCACTTCAACACCTCGACTACTTTAATGTCTCTTTCAATAgtttaagtggagaaattcctaatggaggttcttttagaaacttcactaTGGATTCTTTTAAGGGTAATGAGGCATTGTGTGGAATCCCCAAGTTCCATGTCCAAATTTGCTCTTCAATTTCTAATCACAGATCAAAGAGAAAGAAGGTGGAACGAGCTTCATTTATTGTTTTCGGGGTTGTGGCTTTCATCTCAGTTGTTTGTTTGGCCTTTATAATTGtcaaaaacaaaaggaaagataAGACGACTAGAGAAGTTGATGAGTTGATATTCATTGTGCCGGAAAGAATCTCTTATTATGAATTGCTGCAAGCAACGGAAAGATTCGATGAAAGCAATTTACTTGGCACTGGGAGTTCCTGCTCTGTTTATAAAGGAATTCTTAACAATGGGAAGGATATCGTTGTCAAGGTGTTTAACATGCAGCTAGAATGTATTTCAAGAATATTTGATGTCGAATGTGAGATACTACGTAGCATTCGACACAGGAATCTGACAAGCGTCATAAGCAGTTGCTCCAATGAAGAGTTCAAGGCATTAGTACTTGAATATATGCCAAAGGGAAACCTTGAAAAATGGTTATATTCCCACAACTATTGCTTGAATATGATGgaaagattgaatataatgattGATGTTGCATCTGCTTTGGAGTATCTTCACCATGGTTATTCAATGCCCATTGTACATAGCGACTTGAAGCCTAGTAATGTGCTGTTAGATGAAGACATGGTTGCCCATGTAAGTGACTTTGGGATAGCAAAATTGTTATGCGATGGAGATAGCTCTGTGTTAACCAACACGCTAGCAACATTGGGTTACATCGCTCCAGGTGAAGTTTCTCTGAATATATTGATTGCACTTCACTTTCAATCAATTAATTGTGGCTTCCTTACTGAATACTCCATGATTTTTGTTGTTCCAGAGTATGGTTTGGAAGGGCTAGTTTCAACAAGGTGTGATGTGTATAGCTACGgggtgatgttgattgaaactTTTACGAGAAAAAGGCCTAGTGATGATATGTTTTGCGGAGATATGAGCTTAAAGAGATGGGTAGAACTCTCACTTTCGGAGATCCCAAATGAAGTGATAGATGCCAACTTAGTCAGGAATTTGGAGGACGAAATGATTGGCAAGAATATGCAGTGTGTATCATCCATACTTGAATTGGCTCTTAAATGTTCTGCCGACTCTCCCAGGGATAGAATCAACATGAAACAAGCACATGCAGAGTTGCAGAAAATTAAACACCGACTTTC comes from Salvia miltiorrhiza cultivar Shanhuang (shh) chromosome 3, IMPLAD_Smil_shh, whole genome shotgun sequence and encodes:
- the LOC131015227 gene encoding receptor kinase-like protein Xa21 yields the protein MKTILQVQQSNFHVNCLFSYSFEISCFAGLIPTEFGQLYLESLLLQSNSLSGSIPHELFNISTLRMLALGDNALSGVLPTHLCHASPFLERLILGINSITGAIPNTISNCSRLTILSIPENKFSGYIPTHLGNLRLLQFLSIFGNNLTQAPSSSFFTSLTNCRSLIGFDISDNPLNGVIPASVGNLSSSLQTFAADNCKFSGSIPVEIGNLSSLITLYLPRNELSGNIPLTISHLHELQGLYLLDNMLGGSIPHAICDLFSLNTLVMSYNQFSGPIPKCLGNVSSLRNLGLDSNILNSSIPSSLWGLKDLINLDLSSNSLNGSLPLEMNNLGAAIYINIAMNQLSGSIPRNIGKLQNLANLSLANNRLEGSIPVSMGSMINLANLDLSYNNLSGSIPKSLEALQHLDYFNVSFNSLSGEIPNGGSFRNFTMDSFKGNEALCGIPKFHVQICSSISNHRSKRKKVERASFIVFGVVAFISVVCLAFIIVKNKRKDKTTREVDELIFIVPERISYYELLQATERFDESNLLGTGSSCSVYKGILNNGKDIVVKVFNMQLECISRIFDVECEILRSIRHRNLTSVISSCSNEEFKALVLEYMPKGNLEKWLYSHNYCLNMMERLNIMIDVASALEYLHHGYSMPIVHSDLKPSNVLLDEDMVAHVSDFGIAKLLCDGDSSVLTNTLATLGYIAPGEVSLNILIALHFQSINCGFLTEYSMIFVVPEYGLEGLVSTRCDVYSYGVMLIETFTRKRPSDDMFCGDMSLKRWVELSLSEIPNEVIDANLVRNLEDEMIGKNMQCVSSILELALKCSADSPRDRINMKQAHAELQKIKHRLSQ